In Aspergillus nidulans FGSC A4 chromosome II, the genomic stretch AGAGAGACAAGGTATGCCTCGCAGGACGCGCAACGTGCGATTAAATGAGCACGAGCAGGCGGCCACGAAAAGCAAGTAGCCAAAGCGATTCGTTCAAAGGAGTTGGCTGCCAGAGATCAAAGGCGAGACGCTGGGGAGGGACGGCGGCTACCTAAAGCAAGCCGCTCTGAGTACCCGAGCCGGAGGGACAAAAGAGAGGGCAGTAGCGGGTTTCGAGCAAGCAATTGCAGGGTGACAAGATAGCGTCCCGATTATCCCGAGGGGGAATCAGAAGTCAATATATAAAGCGGGCGCTGCAGGGCATGGAGAGAAGAGACTATGGGAGGGGAAAACTGCACTGCTGGATATGGCGGAGAAAGGAACGGCGAAGAAGCAGCTTGATGGATACGTACGAAAACGGTATTGTATGGTACGACCTGCACAGCCACGTGAGCCATCATAAGGCGGCCGCGCATCCGGCCCCCCACGCGCCTTTCAACTACCGTGGCTGATACTCACTCGTCCTCCGTACGGAGGACACTAACTCCGTAGAGACGAACATCCCAATGATGTGGTACGCAGTCACTTCATACATTCTCTGTTTGTACGAAGCTACTACAGGATACTCTTGATTGGTTTGAGATTCAGATTCGTGTGGAGAAAAAGTCACCCTGCGCCACAATACGCAAGCCACATTACCTTACGGTTTCAGAGGCTAATCTGTACTCAGAGCGCTCCGTGGAGCGTACCTGATTTTCCCTTACTTTCCAAGTCTCAGTGTGCCCGGATTTATGCCACTTTGTATCTCTTCTACTTCAAATCATGACGTCGAACCCCACAGTCGCCGAGAATTCTAGCATCAAAACGATGAGGGTTACAGATAATTCCGTCGTCCCGCTTAAGGGGAAGGCTAAAGCGACCCGAGCTCGTATTGACAAGTAGAGCTCAGCTGGAGGATTCAGCGCCTCCGTCTCGCCGTCTCGTGCTCGGCGACTAGACACTGAGAGGAAAACTTGGAAGATAAGTTGGAGAATGACGTGAGCATCCACCAAGATAACAGTAGTGACCATGACTAGCGCTAGCAGAAAATGGTTCAGGGAGTGAAGCGAATCAGTCCGAACAAGTGCAGCATGTGTTGAGTTACATCGAGTCCGAGGTTCCGAGTTCCAAGTTGTAACCCTTGTTCGACCGTTACTTTCTCGCGTAGGTATAGAATGGCGCGCTAAGACATCATTTTCAGCTAATCTGGGCTTCTCTAGAGTAGCTACGTTGAGCTACGTTGAATTGTTCACTGTCCATTTGTGTCCTTCAAGATTAATCATCAATTTGTGGCTCTGTCTTGTAATGGTGTCCATGAGACAACAGAAAGGGGCTCTATTCCCCGCTATTTGTCTCAGTCGGACCGTGGATTGAATCGTGCACAGCACCAAAAAGAGTATAGACTCAGAAGTTGTACCGTAGGCACAACTACCTAGGTACTCTTGAGTACATATACATTTTGACTGAAACTTTATATGCCTGCGATTGCAAGTTACATCAACTAAATACTTGGATATACGCTACAACTTGGATTTGCCATCGGTTTGTACCAAAGCCCCATCACTCCTCACACCATATTCCCGACCCTGCTCCCACCCCAACCATGTCTTCAGCGTCTCTCTCCCCTCAGTTCCTGGCTTAAGAATCCCCCCGGCCCATGCGCCGTCGTCCGCAGCGATCGGCCGGGCTGGCGTATCCGACAAGTGCACGATCGGGCGCTGCTCAAAGCCGGCCTCCCGCAATTCCGACTGTTCCAGCACAGGGGTCGCACACGCATCCGTCCCGTCGAATACGGCCTCCCATTCCGCACGAGTCTTTTCCTTAAACCGCTTTGTGAAGGCTGCCCTGAGCGCAGGCCAGTTACTGCGGTCTTCGCGTGACGGCAGTTCATCCGGTTGAAACCCTAGACCCTTGATCAGGGCCGCGTAGAACTGCGGCTCCAATGCGCCGACCGAGAAGTATTTGCCTGTGTCCTTGGTCTCGTATGTATCGTAGAAAGGGCTCCCTCCATCAAGCATATTTGTTCCTCGGGGGCCACTCCATAGCGGCGTCTGCATGTTCAACCGCGGCATGGCCGCTAGGTACGCGGACCCGTCAACCATGTTGGCTTCGACGACTTGGCCTCGGCCGGTTGTCGCACGCGACAGTAACGCCAGTAGAATGCCCTGGAAACAGACGGCGCCCCCACCGGCAAAATCTCCAAGGATATTGCCTGGCGCATATGGTTTCTCGCCTGCGCGCCCAAGCATTGACAAAACGCCAGATACGGCAATGTAGTTGATGTCATGACCAGCCATGTCCTTATACTTCCCGTCTCTCCGGAACCCGGTCATCCGAGCAACAATCAATCGCGGATTCCGCTTCAACAACACATCCTTAGGTGAGAGGCCAAGGCGCTCTAGCACCCCGGGGCGGTAAGGGTCGATGAGGACATCGGCGTTCGACAGCAATTCGAGCAGAAGTTTGTGGGAGGCGGGGTCTCGTAGAtcgaggatgatggaggattTGCCCCGCGTGAGCTGGTCGGCGCTGATGGATTTTGGTCGGTCAATACGGAGCACCGAGGCGCCGTAGTCTGCGAGCAGCAGGCCGGCAAATGGGCCTACAGACTATCAGTGACTGCAATCATAGTTCACTTAGGCGTGACGAACCGGGAGCTAGGCCAGCTAGCTCGACAACGCGGAGACCCGCGAGTGGTAATTGTGTTGGCATGGTGCTTGATATACTTCTTCGTAAGCGCCTGCAATCCACAAAGCGTTCGCAGCAAGGTACTCCCTATATAACTTATATCAAACCTTAGTGGTGGTTCGTTCTTCAACCGAGGTCCGGCCACGTGCGGGGAATATCTATCTACCCCGGACCGTGGGACAAAACCCTCTTCTAAGGAGTACCGCTCTAGCGAGGCTGATCATCGATATCGGTCTACATGCCAAATATTCTATTTGCTTTTGTCATTCGCTCTGTTTGCCGGGACACCGCGAACTCTCAACTGTGCTATTTCCGCCCTCGCCCGTCCGCCCGCGCCCGTCAGTAATCATCCTCGTacgcctcctcctttccctcaTCATACGCATTCTCCATATTGTCCCCAAACTCTTCAACATTATCAACGGCATTGTCAAAATCGTTCTCGATGTTATCCCCAAACTGCTCAATCTCGCCGACCTTTTCGCCCGTCCATTCAGCGGCGTTCTCGGGGAAGTCCTCAACGTCCTGGACGGCATTGTCCACTTTATTTTCGACCTTATCGGGGATCTGCTCGACTTCGCCGACCTGAACCGAACCGATACGAACCAGTCAGCTCTTCTCAATATAAAGTCAAGGAGTAGGTAGGTAAGTAAGCTCAACAGGGAGAAATCCGTACCGCTTCTCCAGCCCACCGCGCCGCATCCGTAGGAAAGTCCTCTACCCCCTGCTCAAACTTGTCTTCCTCATGTCGAATGTCGTCACCTATTGTGGGACTGCTTAGAACCAGCCTAGAAGGCTCTGAGACAACGTGAAAATTAACATACCTaactcctcagcctcgtGCATCGCAATCGCACCACCAATCACACCCACAGCTGCACCAGCCGCCGCACCAGCAATTGCTCCTCCATGGCCTGcactctgctgctgctgctgctgctcctgctgctcctcaTACTGCCGCTCCCCATAGTAACCCtgctgaggagcagaagcgcCATAATagccctgctgctgcggtgGAGGGCCATAACCACCTCCGTAACCACCGCCGCCATACGACGAAGCGGCAGCAGGAATCTCCCAGGTTGTCTCCCCGGTCTGTTCATTTAGATAGTAGTAGCGCTGACTGCGTTCGTCCCATCGTGGTACCCAGGGGTAGGGAGCCTGGGGTGCTGATGGAGGGCCCGAGGGCGCTGCGTAGCCGGAGCCCGAGCCGTAGCTGGGGCCGTACCCGGAGCTCTCAGGTTGGGGGTGGGCTTGCGCTTGCGAGGAGCCGCCCTCGAGTTTGTCTTCGATAACGCCGGTGATGAAGTCGCGGAAGCCCATATTATTTAGTCGTGTTTTGGGATTGTGAGGGGAGGGTTGATGTGTTACTCCTAAGGTTATCCGCGACTCGACGGGGCTTCTTTGGACAACAAACACTCAAATGAGGGGTTGTGCCGTCTGCCGTGCAAATAAAGGGTCCACCAGGCTAAAGTAATAATAGGATGGGGGCCAGGGATGTCTTAAGCTTCTGCTTTTCTACTAACTTGTGGATCTGTTTTACACATAGCGAAGTAGTGGGACAATATATTGGCCATCTCGCCAGTAGTCCTCTTTTCCACAGATCTGACTGTATTCAAGCAAGTAGAGCCTAGCTGGACTACTTTACCACCATACTATTCTGGCAGCTTTCCATGATTACTGTTGGCGCGCTTTTCCGTCTGCTGGGTAATTGTGGTATATTTGGTTCCGGCAGTCGGCTCGTCCCGTCTTGGCTAGGCTTGTCTAGTGCCCAATTCACACAGTGTAAACGTACTGAGGGATTGAGCTGCCAGAGGCACTCGAAAAACAGACTGGGAACCATGGTATTTGATAGGATCATGCTGCTACCTATCCGACTATGGCTCTCATAAGTTCGCATTACCATGTCGAAGAGCAAATAAATTACCCAGAGCCATACTCTAGATTTTAGGTGCATAGACGAACCTGGATTCTTCTAAACTACAAAGCTTCGCTTATATTGTTCCTATCGGCCCAGTTTTATCAGCTGCCTCACTATCTCTCTTTCGGCTGGTTACCGTGTCCAGACTCCTTGGACAAGGCCTGCACTTCCAAGCACCGCAAATCATTTCGTACAACATTTAGTTTGGTGACTGAAGTCTATATTACGACAATATTCCAACCGAGACCCTTGACTTTTATTATAAATGTGCTTTGTAGACATTGATTCAACTTAGTCTTGCCACATGCTTGAGCACAATGTATGAGAcaaaaaagtaaaaaaagaaaagaaaagaaatggaCTTgggaaagagaggagagtgGCAAGACAATTCTTACTGAGTACGGCGATGGGTAGTTTCGAGCATACGTTTCATCTTATGACCCAAGACCAAAGCTGATCAACGGCCTTCGCAggtgttttcttttcttagCAAGCCAATTGCTGAAACCATCGTTAGATGGCGTGGGATATCTGATCTTAATCATGAGatagcagcaacagctctGCCAGCAGCTCTACCATGTTTGTTATGAGTGATAACTAACGGTCTTTTGACGTCGAAGCTTGACaagtgagaaaggaaagaattAGACGTCCGGTTAGCTCAGATACATTGCAGAGATATAACAAGACTCAATATTAGCCATGTctacgatgaagatgaatgcAATGTGGCTGCCATCGTTGTGATACAATTCGAGTCACAGGAGACAGTTCTACAGTTCGATAACAATACTGATGTTTATTTACCCTGGCAGTTACCATCTCTCACTACCATTTCGATCTGACCAAAGTGAGTACAAGATAGGCTCAAGTTCGAGCCTCAAAAAGCGCCGTGCCCTTTGCACACCGGCATCGGCGCCgggctttgcttctttgccaGACCCCGGCTTTCCAGTACGCCGATATGTCGATTTTGATATATTAAGGAGTATCGATCTCCGGATTCCTTGACCAAAGTGAGTACAATGAAAGTACAATGAAGTTAATCAATGTAGATATGAACTTCAAATTATCGTACGTCCCAGAGCCCGCGCCAGTTTAGAAGCCTTTATCTGTAGATAGTTGCCTATCTTCTTACTGACCAGAGGAAATAGCTCATACCGAGATAGAACTGTTCCTCATTCCCTATGGTGTGGATTCTTGCCAAATAGGCAAGAAACTCTAGGTGCGTGAATTGTGAAGATATAAGCCGCTTCCTATCTGTCGCAAGGTCATAGCACAGATTCAGCTCATTTTTGACAGAATGAATAAGCGGATCCTCAGTCTTATATTCCTCCTAGCTGAGCCACTGCTACCCCAATCAATAATACCTGCCGAGTGCCCAATGCAGCTCTCGTCCGCCCTCCGCCCGCCCTCTGGTCCGAATCCATCCTGAGCCGTGACTACCATGGCGTGGACATGCATGCCACAACGACCCTGGGCGTGAACTACAATCGAGCGCGCCGCGAGCGAAGGCGCTAACCTCGTTGCGTTTCCTGAGCTCTGGTTTCCGGGGTGCGTACCAATATCGTCCAGGTACCTACCAACAATTTTGTCTTGCTGATACAGTAGCAGATACCCTCGTGGCAACAACGCCACCCTGGATCAAAATGGGCAAAGCAATACGTCGCAAACTCCATCACCCGCGGCGACAGTAACTGGAATagactcgtcgccgctgCGAAACGCAACGCCATCTACGTTGCACTGGGCTTTTCTGAGCGCGAGGATGACTACATCTAACATGGCCCAGACGCTCATTGATCCTGAAGGAGAGGTCCTGATCCACAATTACAAATTGCGCCCGTCGGGTCAGCAGAGGATATTTGGAGTGATGGTAATGGACGAGCTCAAGGTCGTGGAAACACCTTTTGGCCGCGTCGGGCTGTTGGAATGTTGGGAGTAAGTTGCTAGCCTTTCAACACCTTTTCCGGCTCCCATTTAGAGATGCTGATGGTTCTTAGACACTTCCACCCATCCATGACCTTTCTGAAGCGAGCACACGCCGAAGCAATGCACATCGGCCATTCCCATGCATGCCTGACTatggaggagcaggaacaaGCCttgggaggccgcagaggTGAAAATGCCGGGTGTCTGTGTATGCTACCAACAGCGGAGCGTATACGTTTATTCCAGTTGTTGGACGAGCCGCGGCATTTTACCCGTCTGGTCTGGAGACGGCACAAATCTCGGCAAACGCGTCGTATACAAAGCATCCGTACTTGCTTGTTTCTGTGAACACCACGGGATTTGCCACTATTCAGCCGTCTGTTCAGAGGGAGCAATCGTGGGctgtgctggagcagatCTGGATTGGCGGGCTGGAGGATGTGCCGAAGGTGATTGGGGAGTTCACCAAGCCGGTTATGAACTCTGTCAATGATTTCTGAgactcaaaaaaaaaaaaaaaaaaaaaaaaaaaaaaaaaaaaaaaaaaactagATGACCTCGGTTTGGAATATCCCCGGTTTGAGATTTAGGGTAGACCTGTTTTTGTTGATTTATATACTCTGTAGATATTGCAGCCTTGGTGCCTGGTTAGATCGCCTGACTTTACTGCGCCCCACggtctttctcttttctttctctccaacTTTGCTCTGCAgaagtcttcttcgcttccatCATGCTCACCCAGTGACCTGAGCCTCGAGGTGCTCGAGGACCCTTTTACTTAGTGTCTGATTCATGGTAACAAGCGCCAGCGACACCATCTGTGCCGCACTCGACCATGGCGGGGGTGTTCGCTTCGGTCCCCAAACTTTTGCCATCTACTCCTGCGCCCCGCTGCCGCCGAGTATCAAGCAGATCAGGCGTAATGCCACTCTCCACGCCCAGATGAGCAGACTCGCAGCAAGGATCTTAAAGACGCTACCCGTCTACGTGGATCTGCAAGATACCGATGTGGCCGAGCTGGCCTCCCTGCCGGTGCCGGTATCAGTGCCCCGCGACCAACCGATGCCCCCGATCAGGGCCAACGCAATCAACCCTAACTATCTTCCCTGGTTTCTGATCAATGCGGCGACATTCAAGAAACATTGTGTGGTTGGACGAAACTCGGCGGTGGAGTCGTTTCTGATCATCCTGCAGCGGCCCTGGTGTGTCCTTGAGATCTGCTGTTGCATCGAAGCTCAGACTATCGGCGCGGTGCTAGTGCTCGCTAAGTTGGCTGCTCAGATTGACCCCAACTCGTACGAAGCCGCAGTGCAACTGTTGTCTCATGAATTCCGGGTGAGGATAGAGCCGTTGAGGAATTCAGCTAATATCCTCACCTCTGGCGGCACCGAAAACATGCTATATACATCGCAATGCTCGGAGAAGGCAATATGCGACATATATGCAGCCGCGACTCTTGTCAGCTCGTATAATTCGTTCTGGCTGCCGTTGGTATGCTGCTGCGCTATTGACCTACATCTGTCTTTTTCTCATGTCGTGAGGAGGATCcgtgatgatgctggaggGTTGAATGGCGGAATGAACTGGATTGAGTTGCATGGATGTCTTGTTAGGAGAATTGGGGATTGGATCTAACTATATGCCGCTCGTTCTATGATGGTCATGAAGCCACAATATTCGCCAATGGACCATATCCCTATACAACTGTAGAAAGAAGTCACTAGAATAGAGAAACTGTCTTTCTGCCTTTCTGCACCCCTTGGCATTCTCTTTCCGTCAGCTGCCTTACCTCTCCCTATATAgtgttctctttctccatatTGGCAATCCACTGCTCTACGGCATTCTCCATCTGACTACTCAGCCTGAGAGCCAGATCTTCTGTCCCCCTCCTCGCAGCCATCTTCGTCTccccctcctttccctcctcAGCTATCCCAATCGCACTTTTCTGATACTCCGCATAGTAAGCCGCCATCTGCTCCCTCAATTTCATCTCGTCTATCCCACTCCGCAACCCACCGTCCGTTTCAACCTTCCGCTGAAATGCATTTATTCGAGCCAAGGCAGGCTGCAACGCTCTGAACGCCGGCATGTTTGGCAACAGACCCAATCCAATCCAATCAAACCCTTCAAGGCGACAAATAGGTTGGATCGCAATCGTGGCGTCAATTATACTCTGTGTCCGCTTCTCTCGGTCCGTTAACAAGGCATGCGGAACACCACCCTTGGCTTTCGTTTGCAGCCACCGCGAGATCTTCGTCGCGATGATCTCCGCCACAGTCGCATACACCAGCACAGCCAGAAACGCAAGCTGCAGGTATCCATGCATATTGACCATACACGCGATGGAGGAGAACGCCGCCAGGGCGCCGGTTACCATGAAACTCCAGTGCAATGTTGACTGAAGTGTCGTGGGCTCGTATTTCCACGTTGTGCGGGCCCATGCTTCCATGTTCTTCTTGGGTCCCTTGAAGATCACCGTCCCTCCTTCAGGACGCTCGTAGGCAGCATACCGTGGGGTCGTATCTTGGTCAATCCGTGGGGTCGAGACGTGCACCATTGGCAGAAAGGTGATCAGCGCTGAGGCGATCCAATGGCTACCGTataggaagaagagcgtaAAGGCCCAGATGTCCGCAGCCAGAATACCGATTAGCATCGCGGCGAGAATCATCGCCCCGTTAACCAGGATGAGGGTGTACAGGCTTAAACGAGCGGCCATCCACCACCCCAGCCCAGGATCTTCTGCTAAGCGATTGCGTCGATCTTTCGCTATAGCATGGTCGTGATCACGACCATGAACATCTCCCGccacttcttcatccccaaTGTAGATAACCATAAAGTCGTTTCCTGGGTTCAACTCCCCGCCGCGAAACGAGATCAACCCACCCAGCCATCCATTACTGAAATCCAGCGGTAGCTCACGGAAAACAAAGTCTGAGCGGACAGGGATCATGGTGATATATTTTGCGCACATCTTGATTGGCGCTTCTAGCGACTTCGACGGGAGTCCCGACGTCACGTACTCAACGAGCATCTGAATAGCCGGTAACGTGCCTCCGACCATCGACATATGCGGCCAGTGGAACACGTCATTGTCGAACTGGACATAGAGCTTTGCGGCACTAGCAGCAGCTCGTGGATTGTGTAGAACGGCTGCGACGCCGAGAGGGTCGAAGGAGACGGTGCTCTCGTTGCGGAGGGTCGCTTTAGGTCCTTCAGAAGAGAATGGATACTTGGCTTCTACTAGCCCCGCGAATAGAGGCACGGCCATGGCCCGGAGCCATGGTTCTATCGCAAGACGCGGCATTGCATCGCGTAATGTGCAATTGGGTTCAAAGGAGAAAAGCGCGGACGAGACGAAGCAAAGGGATTTATTACTTGCTGGTGCTTGGCCAAGCTGCAGAGCTG encodes the following:
- a CDS encoding CaiB/BaiF CoA transferase family protein (transcript_id=CADANIAT00004290), translating into MPTQLPLAGLRVVELAGLAPGPFAGLLLADYGASVLRIDRPKSISADQLTRGKSSIILDLRDPASHKLLLELLSNADVLIDPYRPGVLERLGLSPKDVLLKRNPRLIVARMTGFRRDGKYKDMAGHDINYIAVSGVLSMLGRAGEKPYAPGNILGDFAGGGAVCFQGILLALLSRATTGRGQVVEANMVDGSAYLAAMPRLNMQTPLWSGPRGTNMLDGGSPFYDTYETKDTGKYFSVGALEPQFYAALIKGLGFQPDELPSREDRSNWPALRAAFTKRFKEKTRAEWEAVFDGTDACATPVLEQSELREAGFEQRPIVHLSDTPARPIAADDGAWAGGILKPGTEGRETLKTWLGWEQGREYGVRSDGALVQTDGKSKL
- a CDS encoding uncharacterized protein (transcript_id=CADANIAT00004291) codes for the protein MGFRDFITGVIEDKLEGGSSQAQAHPQPESSGYGPSYGSGSGYAAPSGPPSAPQAPYPWVPRWDERSQRYYYLNEQTGETTWEIPAAASSYGGGGYGGGYGPPPQQQGYYGASAPQQGYYGERQYEEQQEQQQQQQSAGHGGAIAGAAAGAAVGVIGGAIAMHEAEELGDDIRHEEDKFEQGVEDFPTDAARWAGEAVGEVEQIPDKVENKVDNAVQDVEDFPENAAEWTGEKVGEIEQFGDNIENDFDNAVDNVEEFGDNMENAYDEGKEEAYEDDY
- a CDS encoding uncharacterized protein (transcript_id=CADANIAT00004292), whose product is MAQTLIDPEGEVLIHNYKLRPSGQQRIFGVMVMDELKVVETPFGRVGLLECWEHFHPSMTFLKRAHAEAMHIGHSHACLTMEEQEQALGGRRGENAGCLFVGRAAAFYPSGLETAQISANASYTKHPYLLVSVNTTGFATIQPSVQREQSWAVLEQIWIGGLEDVPKVIGEFTKPVMNSVNDF
- a CDS encoding uncharacterized protein (transcript_id=CADANIAT00004293), which gives rise to MVTSASDTICAALDHGGGVRFGPQTFAIYSCAPLPPSIKQIRRNATLHAQMSRLAARILKTLPVYVDLQDTDVAELASLPVPVSVPRDQPMPPIRANAINPNYLPWFLINAATFKKHCVVGRNSAVESFLIILQRPWCVLEICCCIEAQTIGAVLVLAKLAAQIDPNSYEAAVQLLSHEFRVRIEPLRNSANILTSGGTENMLYTSQCSEKAICDIYAAATLVSSYNSFWLPLVCCCAIDLHLSFSHVVRRIRDDAGGLNGGMNWIELHGCLVRRIGDWI
- a CDS encoding uncharacterized protein (transcript_id=CADANIAT00004294) produces the protein MPRLAIEPWLRAMAVPLFAGLVEAKYPFSSEGPKATLRNESTVSFDPLGVAAVLHNPRAAASAAKLYVQFDNDVFHWPHMSMVGGTLPAIQMLVEYVTSGLPSKSLEAPIKMCAKYITMIPVRSDFVFRELPLDFSNGWLGGLISFRGGELNPGNDFMVIYIGDEEVAGDVHGRDHDHAIAKDRRNRLAEDPGLGWWMAARLSLYTLILVNGAMILAAMLIGILAADIWAFTLFFLYGSHWIASALITFLPMVHVSTPRIDQDTTPRYAAYERPEGGTVIFKGPKKNMEAWARTTWKYEPTTLQSTLHWSFMVTGALAAFSSIACMVNMHGYLQLAFLAVLVYATVAEIIATKISRWLQTKAKGGVPHALLTDREKRTQSIIDATIAIQPICRLEGFDWIGLGLLPNMPAFRALQPALARINAFQRKVETDGGLRSGIDEMKLREQMAAYYAEYQKSAIGIAEEGKEGETKMAARRGTEDLALRLSSQMENAVEQWIANMEKENTI